A genomic segment from Nocardiopsis sp. Huas11 encodes:
- a CDS encoding LLM class F420-dependent oxidoreductase produces the protein MRLRIFLEPQQGATYEDQLAVAKAAEDLGFDALFRSDHYLHMGDHIDGLPGPSDAWITLAGLARETSRIRLGTLMTAATFRYPGPLAIAVAQVDRMSGGRVDFGFGAGWYEQEHAAYGIPFPATARERFDRYEEQLDIITGLWSTPAGETFKYEGKHYRLAEGPALPKPQQGPRPPVLIGGTGPKRTPRLAATFADEYNVPFASLEDTSAAFDRTRAAVASSGRTAPMVYSAAQVLCVGRDEAEITARADRIGRQVPELRENGLAGSPDELVDKIGRFGEAGAERVYLQMLDMSDLDHLELVASRVVPQLD, from the coding sequence ATGCGTCTGAGGATCTTCCTAGAACCCCAACAGGGGGCCACGTACGAAGACCAGCTCGCCGTCGCCAAAGCGGCCGAGGACCTGGGTTTCGACGCCCTCTTCCGATCCGACCACTACCTCCACATGGGCGACCACATCGACGGGCTCCCCGGCCCGAGCGACGCGTGGATCACCCTCGCCGGGCTGGCCCGGGAGACCTCCCGTATCCGCCTGGGCACCCTGATGACCGCCGCCACCTTCCGCTATCCGGGACCGCTGGCCATCGCCGTGGCCCAGGTCGACCGGATGAGCGGGGGCCGGGTCGACTTCGGCTTCGGCGCCGGGTGGTACGAGCAGGAGCACGCGGCCTACGGGATCCCGTTCCCGGCCACCGCGCGCGAGCGCTTCGACCGCTACGAGGAACAACTCGACATCATCACCGGGTTGTGGTCGACTCCGGCGGGGGAGACCTTCAAGTACGAGGGCAAGCACTACCGTCTGGCGGAGGGCCCCGCGCTGCCAAAGCCGCAGCAGGGTCCCCGGCCTCCGGTGCTGATCGGGGGGACGGGCCCCAAGCGCACACCGCGCCTGGCGGCCACGTTCGCCGACGAGTACAACGTGCCCTTCGCCTCACTGGAGGACACCTCCGCCGCCTTCGACCGGACCCGGGCGGCGGTCGCGTCCTCCGGGCGCACCGCGCCGATGGTCTACTCGGCCGCGCAGGTGCTGTGCGTGGGGCGTGACGAGGCGGAGATCACCGCGCGCGCCGATCGGATCGGCCGTCAGGTGCCGGAGCTTCGGGAGAACGGCCTGGCCGGGTCGCCCGACGAGCTGGTGGACAAGATCGGCCGGTTCGGCGAGGCGGGTGCGGAGCGCGTGTACCTGCAGATGTTGGACATGTCCGACCTGGACCACCTGGAACTGGTGGCCTCACGGGTCGTTCCGCAGTTGGACTGA
- a CDS encoding transposase yields MAKRGTTRLRPIEPSSVVPGPAGVAVRDRLQHLTPTDEQVLRSVGAHLGSLASGDLATRCRQGRDHDAGTWAARKRELTARSSSRWAGSITKATHDQWALARRSQAAHLHKLEAGIRMLEHRLSLPLGDKGTKRAPGGYRSRREWHAKSRRLACLKDRLAQVRQDWEAGIVHVVRGGKRLLNTRHHLEQAQLTEAEWRDRWEAERFFLQADGESGKRYGNETIRLTPAGRVSIRLPAPLEHLANAPHGRYVLSCRVAFAHRGEEWTDRVEADRAVAYRIHHDTERARWYVTASWTRPQARALPLDAACAQGVVGVDMNADHLAAYRLDPHGNPVGDPERFSFDLTGRAAHRDAQVRHALTGLLHWTQRTGAQAIAIEDLDFTTETTREKHGRRKRFRQLICGMPTAKLRARIVSMAAERAIAIVAVDPAYTSMWGAQHWAKPLNSKNRNMTRHDAAAVAIGRRALGRPIRRRTPPPRHHRSDGGGPRTVQTEPGSLGCEGPRRPATERVHDARARAGKERTRGTSASSTVRDARSDSRWVQHPLLNTE; encoded by the coding sequence GTGGCCAAGCGTGGCACGACACGGTTGCGGCCCATCGAGCCCTCTTCTGTGGTTCCGGGCCCGGCCGGGGTGGCGGTGCGTGACCGGCTCCAACACCTCACCCCGACCGATGAGCAGGTCCTGCGTTCGGTGGGCGCTCATCTGGGCTCGCTGGCCTCTGGCGATCTGGCGACCCGGTGCCGTCAGGGCCGCGACCATGACGCTGGGACCTGGGCGGCGCGTAAACGCGAGTTGACCGCGAGGTCGTCGTCGCGGTGGGCGGGCTCCATCACCAAGGCCACCCACGACCAGTGGGCGCTGGCCCGCCGCAGCCAGGCCGCTCACCTGCACAAGCTCGAAGCGGGTATCCGGATGCTGGAGCACCGGCTCTCCCTCCCCTTGGGGGACAAGGGCACCAAACGCGCCCCGGGCGGGTACCGGTCGCGGCGCGAATGGCACGCCAAGTCCCGCCGCCTGGCCTGCCTCAAAGACCGTCTGGCCCAGGTGCGCCAGGACTGGGAAGCCGGGATCGTGCATGTGGTGCGGGGCGGTAAGCGGCTGCTGAACACTCGTCATCACCTGGAGCAGGCGCAGCTCACCGAGGCCGAGTGGCGGGACCGGTGGGAAGCGGAGCGGTTCTTCCTCCAGGCCGACGGGGAGTCCGGCAAGCGGTACGGCAACGAAACGATCCGCCTCACCCCGGCCGGGCGCGTCTCGATCCGGCTCCCGGCCCCGCTGGAACACCTGGCCAACGCCCCCCACGGCCGCTACGTGCTCTCCTGCCGAGTGGCTTTCGCTCACCGGGGAGAGGAGTGGACCGACCGCGTCGAAGCCGACCGGGCGGTGGCCTACCGCATCCACCACGACACCGAACGCGCCAGGTGGTATGTGACCGCGTCCTGGACCCGCCCCCAGGCCCGGGCCCTGCCGTTGGACGCGGCCTGCGCGCAGGGGGTGGTGGGTGTGGATATGAACGCCGACCATCTGGCCGCCTACCGGCTCGACCCGCACGGCAACCCGGTCGGGGACCCTGAGCGGTTCTCCTTCGACTTGACCGGTCGTGCTGCGCACCGTGACGCCCAGGTCCGACACGCTTTGACCGGGCTGCTGCACTGGACCCAGCGCACCGGCGCGCAGGCGATCGCCATCGAGGACCTGGACTTCACCACCGAGACGACCCGGGAGAAGCACGGCCGCAGGAAGCGCTTCCGGCAGCTCATCTGCGGTATGCCCACCGCCAAGCTCCGGGCCCGGATCGTGTCCATGGCCGCCGAACGCGCAATCGCGATCGTGGCCGTGGACCCGGCCTATACCTCTATGTGGGGCGCCCAGCACTGGGCCAAGCCCCTGAACAGCAAGAACCGAAATATGACTCGCCATGACGCCGCTGCGGTGGCCATTGGCAGGCGCGCCCTGGGGCGCCCGATTCGGCGTCGGACCCCGCCGCCCCGCCACCACCGGAGTGATGGTGGCGGGCCTCGGACCGTCCAGACCGAACCGGGGTCTTTGGGGTGTGAGGGACCCCGCCGCCCTGCCACGGAGCGCGTACACGATGCGCGTGCCCGGGCAGGGAAGGAGAGAACGCGGGGAACCAGCGCGTCCAGCACCGTTCGGGACGCGCGCAGTGACAGCAGATGGGTCCAACACCCACTCCTGAACACTGAATAG
- the acnA gene encoding aconitate hydratase AcnA: MSANSFGARDTLRVGDESYEIFRLDAVQGANRLPYSLKVLLENLLRTEDGANVTADHIRALGEWDAEAQPSQEIQFTPARVIMQDFTGVPCVVDLATMREAVRDLGGDADKINPLAPAELVIDHSVVVDLFGSPDAFERNVEIEYERNYERYKFLRWGQTAFDEFKVVPPGTGIVHQANIEHLARVTMARGGQAYPDTCVGTDSHTTMQNGLGILGWGVGGIEAEAAMLGQPISMLIPRVVGFKLTGELKPGTTATDLVLTITEQLREHGVVGKFVEFYGDGVASVPLANRATIGNMSPEFGSTAAIFPVDDETIRYMKLTGRPAQQVALTEAYAKANGFWHDPSVEPVFSEYMELDLGDVVPSIAGPKRPQDRIALSAAKPTWRHDIQNYVSDDEAGKESFPASDAPAAGANHRPHRPVKVTMADGTETEIDHGAVVIAAITSCTNTSNPSVMLGAALLAKKAVEKGLSRKPWVKTSMAPGSKVVTDYYERSGLTPYLDKLGFNLVGYGCTTCIGNSGPLPEEISKAVQDNDLAVSAVLSGNRNFEGRINPDVKMNYLASPPLVVAYALAGSLDVDITTEPLGVGKDGQPVFLADIWPTAEEIQEVMDSAIASDMYESAYADVFAGDDRWRSLPTPTGNTFEWEADSTYVRKPPYFDGMEAAPAPVTDISGARVLAKLGDSVTTDHISPAGAIKPGTPAADYLKAHGVERRDFNSYGSRRGNHEVMIRGTFANIRLRNQIAPGTEGGYTRDFTQPEAPVSFIYDAAQNYAEQGTPLVVLGGKEYGSGSSRDWAAKGTSLLGVRAVITESYERIHRSNLIGMGVLPLQFPQGQSADSLGLTGEETFSITGVTELNEGRVPSTVKVTTDTGVEFDAVVRIDTPGEADYYRNGGILQYVLRQLIAQ, encoded by the coding sequence GTGTCCGCGAACAGCTTCGGCGCCCGTGACACGTTGCGCGTTGGCGACGAGTCGTACGAGATCTTCCGGTTGGACGCCGTGCAGGGCGCCAACCGGCTTCCCTACAGCCTGAAGGTTCTGCTGGAGAACCTCCTGCGCACCGAGGACGGCGCGAACGTCACCGCCGACCACATCAGGGCCCTCGGCGAATGGGACGCAGAGGCGCAGCCCAGCCAGGAGATCCAGTTCACCCCCGCGCGGGTGATCATGCAGGACTTCACCGGCGTGCCCTGCGTCGTCGACCTCGCCACCATGCGCGAGGCCGTGCGCGACCTGGGCGGTGACGCGGACAAGATCAACCCGCTCGCCCCCGCCGAGCTCGTGATCGACCACTCCGTCGTCGTCGACCTCTTCGGCAGCCCCGACGCGTTCGAGCGCAACGTCGAGATCGAGTACGAGCGCAACTACGAGCGCTACAAGTTCCTGCGCTGGGGCCAGACCGCCTTCGACGAGTTCAAGGTCGTCCCGCCCGGCACCGGCATCGTGCACCAGGCCAACATCGAGCACCTGGCCCGCGTGACCATGGCCCGCGGCGGCCAGGCCTACCCCGACACCTGCGTCGGCACCGACTCGCACACCACCATGCAGAACGGCCTGGGCATCCTGGGCTGGGGCGTCGGCGGCATCGAGGCCGAGGCCGCCATGCTCGGCCAGCCGATCTCCATGCTCATCCCGCGCGTGGTCGGCTTCAAGCTGACCGGTGAGCTCAAGCCCGGCACCACCGCCACCGACCTGGTCCTCACCATCACCGAGCAGCTCCGCGAGCACGGTGTGGTCGGCAAGTTCGTCGAGTTCTACGGCGACGGCGTCGCGTCCGTGCCGCTGGCCAACCGCGCCACCATCGGCAACATGAGCCCGGAGTTCGGTTCCACCGCCGCGATCTTCCCGGTCGACGACGAGACCATCCGGTACATGAAGCTGACCGGCCGCCCCGCGCAGCAGGTCGCCCTGACCGAGGCCTACGCCAAGGCCAACGGCTTCTGGCACGACCCGTCGGTCGAGCCCGTCTTCTCCGAGTACATGGAGCTGGACCTGGGCGACGTCGTTCCGTCGATCGCCGGCCCCAAGCGCCCGCAGGACCGCATCGCCCTGTCCGCGGCCAAGCCGACCTGGCGCCACGACATCCAGAACTACGTCTCCGACGACGAGGCGGGCAAGGAGTCCTTCCCGGCCTCCGACGCCCCGGCCGCGGGCGCGAACCACCGTCCGCACCGCCCGGTCAAGGTCACCATGGCCGACGGCACGGAGACCGAGATCGACCACGGCGCCGTCGTGATCGCCGCGATCACCTCGTGCACCAACACCTCCAACCCCTCGGTCATGCTGGGCGCCGCCCTGCTGGCCAAGAAGGCGGTGGAGAAGGGCCTGTCCCGCAAGCCGTGGGTCAAGACCTCCATGGCGCCGGGCTCCAAGGTCGTCACCGACTACTACGAGCGCTCCGGCCTGACGCCCTACCTGGACAAGCTGGGCTTCAACTTGGTCGGCTACGGCTGCACCACCTGCATCGGCAACTCCGGTCCGCTGCCCGAGGAGATCTCCAAGGCGGTCCAGGACAACGACCTGGCGGTCTCCGCGGTCCTGTCCGGCAACCGCAACTTCGAGGGCCGGATCAACCCGGACGTGAAGATGAACTACCTGGCCTCGCCGCCGCTGGTGGTCGCCTACGCGCTGGCCGGCTCGCTCGACGTGGACATCACCACCGAGCCCCTGGGCGTGGGCAAGGACGGCCAGCCGGTCTTCCTGGCCGACATCTGGCCCACCGCCGAGGAGATCCAGGAGGTCATGGACTCGGCGATCGCCTCGGACATGTACGAGTCGGCGTACGCGGACGTGTTCGCCGGTGACGACCGCTGGCGCTCGCTGCCCACGCCCACCGGCAACACGTTCGAGTGGGAGGCCGACTCCACCTACGTGCGCAAGCCCCCGTACTTCGACGGGATGGAGGCCGCGCCGGCGCCGGTCACCGACATCTCCGGGGCCCGCGTGCTGGCCAAGCTGGGCGACTCGGTCACCACCGACCACATCTCCCCGGCCGGCGCCATCAAGCCGGGCACCCCGGCGGCCGACTACCTGAAGGCGCACGGCGTCGAGCGCCGCGACTTCAACTCCTACGGTTCGCGCCGCGGCAACCACGAGGTGATGATCCGCGGAACGTTCGCCAACATCCGGCTGCGCAACCAGATCGCTCCGGGCACCGAGGGCGGCTACACCCGCGACTTCACCCAGCCCGAGGCGCCCGTGTCGTTCATCTACGACGCCGCGCAGAACTACGCGGAGCAGGGCACCCCGCTGGTCGTCCTGGGCGGCAAGGAGTACGGCTCCGGTTCCTCGCGTGACTGGGCGGCCAAGGGCACGAGCCTGCTGGGCGTGCGCGCGGTCATCACCGAGTCCTACGAGCGCATCCACCGCTCCAACCTGATCGGCATGGGCGTGCTGCCCCTGCAGTTCCCGCAGGGCCAGTCCGCCGACTCCCTCGGCCTGACCGGTGAGGAGACCTTCTCCATCACCGGCGTGACCGAGCTCAACGAGGGCCGCGTCCCGAGCACGGTGAAGGTGACCACCGACACCGGCGTCGAGTTCGACGCCGTGGTGCGCATCGACACCCCGGGTGAGGCCGACTACTACCGCAACGGCGGCATCCTGCAGTACGTGCTGCGCCAGCTCATCGCGCAGTAG
- a CDS encoding LuxR C-terminal-related transcriptional regulator, producing the protein MAAELVLSERTVERHVSNILAKLGVATRAAATAYAFEHDLR; encoded by the coding sequence ATCGCCGCCGAACTCGTGCTGAGCGAGCGGACCGTCGAGCGGCACGTGAGCAACATCCTCGCCAAACTCGGGGTGGCCACCCGTGCGGCCGCGACGGCCTACGCCTTCGAACACGACCTGCGCTGA
- a CDS encoding class I SAM-dependent methyltransferase — protein sequence MVEGALRRARERITAAGVDMRLVHGDVTELRTSGVGTGYRLVLDTGTFHGLTGSQRAAMGREVGVITTDDATVVLDVFAPRRRGPLPHGASRADVERAFPSWEITDVETADTDPDALARALHFDEHWYRLRRR from the coding sequence ATCGTCGAAGGGGCGCTGCGCCGGGCACGCGAGCGGATCACCGCGGCCGGGGTCGACATGCGCCTGGTCCACGGTGACGTGACCGAGCTGAGGACCTCGGGCGTGGGCACCGGGTACCGGCTGGTGCTCGACACCGGGACGTTCCACGGCCTCACCGGGTCCCAGCGCGCGGCGATGGGGCGCGAGGTCGGCGTGATCACCACCGACGACGCCACCGTCGTCCTGGACGTCTTCGCACCGCGGCGACGGGGCCCGCTTCCCCATGGAGCGAGCAGGGCCGACGTCGAGCGGGCCTTCCCCTCGTGGGAGATCACCGATGTGGAGACCGCCGACACCGATCCGGACGCGCTGGCCCGCGCGCTCCACTTCGACGAGCACTGGTACCGGCTGCGCCGGCGATGA